One Rattus norvegicus strain BN/NHsdMcwi chromosome 20, GRCr8, whole genome shotgun sequence DNA segment encodes these proteins:
- the Cdkn1a gene encoding cyclin-dependent kinase inhibitor 1, which translates to MSDPGDVRPVPHRSKVCRRLFGPVDSEQLSRDCDALMASCLQEARERWNFDFATETPLEGNYVWERVRSPGLPKIYLSPGSRRRDDLGGDKRPSTSSALLQGPGPAPEDHVALSLSCTLVSHAPERPEDSPGGTGTSQGRKRRQTSLTDFYHSKRRLVFCKRKP; encoded by the coding sequence ATGTCCGATCCTGGTGATGTCCGACCTGTTCCACACAGGAGCAAAGTATGCCGTCGTCTGTTCGGTCCCGTGGACAGTGAGCAGTTGAGCCGCGATTGCGATGCGCTCATGGCGAGCTGTCTCCAGGAGGCCCGAGAACGGTGGAACTTTGACTTCGCCACTGAGACGCCACTGGAGGGCAACTACGTCTGGGAGCGTGTTCGGAGCCCAGGGCTGCCCAAGATCTACCTGAGCCCTGGGTCCCGCCGCCGTGATGACCTGGGAGGGGACAAGAGGCCCAGTACCTCCTCGGCCCTGCTGCAGGGGCCAGGGCCAGCTCCGGAGGACCACGTGGCCTTGTCGCTGTCTTGCACTCTGGTGTCTCACGCCCCTGAGAGGCCTGAAGACTCCCCGGGCGGGACCGGGACATCTCAGGGCCGAAAACGGAGGCAGACCAGCCTAACAG